From Pan troglodytes isolate AG18354 chromosome 11, NHGRI_mPanTro3-v2.0_pri, whole genome shotgun sequence, the proteins below share one genomic window:
- the LOC101059273 gene encoding uncharacterized protein LOC101059273, whose product MPIHLSPHSHITQTVPHTPHTLWPHSKHTQTIELMSRLPWCPPLGSCPQPQHLPPIEGRDPSSSVFLHFSSGPCTKSLPVIAWTRTLPTVTTVTVPPPSRSQTPLPCFWQEPSSLPLLPLQTQTSPSGHPHLDFGVPHTPPQALASGIFGNLNWARGLSSHLSGASTFSSVKWANTERTLQNLSNVTVDIVSTASGLLLG is encoded by the coding sequence ATGCCAATACACTTATCCCCCCACTCCCACATCACACAGACGGTTCCACACACTCCTCACACGCTCTGGCCACACAGTAAACACACACAGACCATAGAGCTCATGTCTAGGCTGCCCTGGTGCCCTCCTCTGGGCTCGTGCCCCCAGCCTCAGCATTTACCCCCCATTGAGGGCAGGGACCCATCCAGCTCCGTTTTCCTCCATTTCAGCTCAGGGCCCTGCACCAAGTCTCTCCCAGTTATTGCTTGGACCCGGACTCTTCCCACAGTCACCACTGTCACAGTCCCACCTCCTTCAAGGTCTCAAACACCCCTCCCCTGTTTCTGGCAGGAGCCGTCCTCACTCCCTCTGTTGCCTCTCCAGACCCAGACTTCACCCTCAGGTCACCCTCACCTGGACTTTGGGGTGCCCCACACCCCGCCCCAGGCCCTGGCCTCTGGAATATTTGGAAACTTGAACTGGGCCAGAGGCTTAAGCTCACATCTGTCTGGAGCCTCaactttctcctctgtaaaatgggctaacACTGAAAGAACCTTGCAGAATCTCAGCAACGTCACAGTGGACATTGTTAGCACAGCCAGCGGGCTCCTGCTGGGCTGA